One region of Pedococcus aerophilus genomic DNA includes:
- a CDS encoding THUMP-like domain-containing protein, translated as MDLPLLRRLTTGEGWGLLQSLPPYDESGALALQQRLRGAGFEPDLVAAALNQARLREKATGKFGQFARGMVFTSDGLEQATRLSVAAQHAQRFRAAGIHTVHDLGCGIGADAMAVAGLDLRVRAIDADEVTAAIAAVNLRHWPDSTAEQGLAEEFTPPAGEGARGVGAWLDPARRTPGVADITGRTRRLFRLEEISPSWDTVQELAKALPATGAKLSPGFPHAAVPAGAEAQWTSVDGEVVECTVWFGPLVRTAGRTAAVLREGSSPVLVTERDGDSTAPTLTNLAEVGAWLYEPDRAVLRAGLVPALTAATGGAELDAGVGYVGSSRSVDIPWARRYAVVEAMPFNVKALRGWLRDHGIDRLTIKKRGVSIDADVLRRQLRLPAKGHTEAIVVLTRVRSNQVALIVKPA; from the coding sequence ATGGACCTCCCCCTGCTGCGCCGGCTCACGACCGGTGAGGGGTGGGGACTCCTCCAGTCACTGCCCCCGTACGACGAGTCGGGGGCTCTCGCGCTGCAGCAGCGGCTGCGCGGCGCAGGGTTCGAGCCGGACCTCGTGGCGGCGGCCCTCAACCAGGCCCGGCTGCGCGAGAAGGCGACGGGGAAGTTCGGCCAGTTCGCTCGCGGCATGGTGTTCACCTCCGACGGGCTCGAGCAGGCCACCCGCCTGTCCGTCGCGGCGCAGCACGCGCAACGGTTCCGCGCGGCAGGCATCCACACGGTCCACGACCTCGGCTGCGGGATCGGGGCGGACGCGATGGCCGTGGCCGGCCTCGACCTGCGCGTCCGCGCCATCGACGCCGACGAGGTCACCGCAGCCATCGCCGCCGTGAACCTGCGCCACTGGCCCGACTCCACCGCCGAACAAGGGCTGGCGGAGGAGTTCACCCCGCCGGCCGGCGAGGGTGCACGAGGCGTCGGAGCGTGGCTGGACCCGGCGCGACGCACCCCGGGGGTCGCCGACATCACCGGACGCACCCGCCGCCTGTTCCGCCTCGAGGAGATCTCGCCGTCCTGGGACACGGTGCAGGAGCTGGCCAAGGCGCTGCCCGCCACCGGGGCGAAGCTCAGTCCCGGGTTCCCCCACGCCGCGGTGCCCGCGGGGGCGGAGGCGCAGTGGACGTCGGTGGACGGCGAGGTCGTCGAGTGCACGGTGTGGTTCGGCCCCCTGGTCCGGACCGCCGGGCGCACCGCCGCGGTCCTGCGCGAGGGGTCCTCCCCCGTCCTGGTGACCGAGCGCGACGGCGACAGCACGGCGCCGACCCTGACCAACCTCGCCGAGGTCGGGGCCTGGCTCTACGAACCCGACCGCGCCGTGCTCCGGGCTGGGCTCGTCCCCGCCCTCACCGCCGCGACCGGTGGCGCCGAGCTCGATGCCGGGGTCGGCTACGTCGGCTCCTCCCGGTCCGTCGACATCCCCTGGGCACGTCGGTATGCCGTCGTGGAGGCCATGCCGTTCAACGTCAAGGCGCTGCGTGGCTGGTTGCGCGACCACGGCATCGACCGGCTCACCATCAAGAAGCGCGGGGTGAGCATCGACGCCGACGTGCTGCGGCGACAGCTGCGGCTGCCCGCCAAGGGCCACACCGAGGCGATCGTCGTGCTCACGCGGGTGCGCAGCAACCAGGTCGCGCTCATCGTCAAACCCGCCTGA
- a CDS encoding HNH endonuclease signature motif containing protein, translating to MALAPDSQHPTSGGGSGPGVLASAQDALHAVTGADPTRLWVLTDPQVAQALGVLAELGAAVRAQVAVVLAEAKGRGLGSGQGWGPVDWARAQAPSLPTRDLLDADAVAVAMTHAAAVDCGDHRLDEVLSAVRDACSPEADQRADALGVGKAAQLCRFHTSIRGLADPDDLAGATTALLHGARGADGLPETRLATAVRRAGEVIRPDAAVERDADHRRAHRSLVKGRGPVGMSRYTLVLDEEGAAIVDAAVDALARPRRDQDTGEHDPRTPAARRADALLDLVGRAVSAPDGVPRQAKTSLVVTVPLEVLAGRCHGSGITMGDEGLTAGAVRRLACDAQVIPVVLGSRGEVLDQGTAVRLFDRAQIRHLWLRDGGCTFPGCSKPPAWADAHHLVHWVDGGPTDIDNAALLCRAHHTLVHQQRYAGRVVDHPDRGRPRVEWDLTIGSYDTALDQWRRRKRPRSIPAAA from the coding sequence ATGGCGCTCGCACCAGACTCCCAGCACCCCACCTCTGGTGGCGGTTCGGGCCCCGGCGTGCTGGCCTCGGCGCAGGACGCCCTGCACGCCGTCACCGGTGCGGACCCGACCCGGTTGTGGGTGTTGACCGACCCCCAGGTCGCACAGGCCCTGGGAGTCCTGGCCGAGCTCGGCGCCGCTGTCCGGGCCCAGGTCGCGGTGGTCCTGGCCGAGGCCAAAGGCCGCGGGCTCGGGTCGGGCCAGGGGTGGGGGCCTGTGGACTGGGCCCGCGCCCAGGCCCCATCGTTGCCGACCCGCGACCTGCTGGACGCCGACGCGGTCGCGGTCGCGATGACCCATGCCGCAGCGGTCGACTGCGGTGACCACCGTCTCGATGAGGTCCTGTCCGCGGTCCGCGACGCCTGCTCTCCCGAGGCCGACCAGCGCGCTGATGCTCTTGGGGTGGGCAAGGCAGCGCAGCTGTGCCGGTTCCACACCAGCATCCGCGGGCTGGCCGACCCCGACGACCTCGCCGGAGCCACGACGGCGCTGCTCCACGGTGCCCGCGGAGCCGACGGGTTGCCCGAAACGCGACTCGCGACCGCGGTCCGGCGTGCCGGTGAGGTGATCCGCCCCGACGCCGCGGTCGAGCGCGACGCTGACCACCGGCGGGCGCACCGGTCCCTGGTCAAGGGCCGCGGCCCGGTCGGCATGAGCCGCTACACGCTGGTCCTGGACGAGGAAGGCGCCGCGATCGTCGACGCCGCCGTCGACGCCCTGGCCAGACCCCGCCGTGACCAGGACACCGGGGAGCACGACCCACGCACCCCAGCCGCGCGCCGGGCGGACGCGCTGCTGGACCTGGTCGGGCGGGCCGTGTCGGCCCCCGACGGGGTGCCGCGGCAGGCCAAGACGTCACTGGTCGTCACGGTGCCGTTGGAGGTGCTGGCAGGCCGCTGCCATGGCAGCGGCATCACGATGGGTGACGAGGGGTTGACCGCGGGAGCGGTGCGCCGCCTCGCCTGTGATGCACAGGTCATCCCAGTCGTCCTCGGCTCCCGCGGCGAGGTCCTCGACCAAGGCACGGCGGTGCGGTTGTTCGACCGGGCCCAGATCCGCCACCTATGGCTCCGCGACGGCGGATGCACCTTCCCAGGATGCTCCAAACCCCCAGCCTGGGCCGACGCCCACCACCTCGTCCACTGGGTCGACGGTGGCCCCACGGACATCGACAACGCCGCCCTCCTCTGCCGCGCCCACCACACCCTCGTCCACCAACAGCGCTACGCCGGCCGCGTCGTCGACCACCCCGACCGAGGCAGGCCGCGGGTCGAGTGGGACCTGACCATCGGGTCCTACGACACCGCCCTGGACCAGTGGCGCAGACGAAAGCGACCCCGCTCCATACCCGCTGCAGCCTGA
- a CDS encoding PfkB family carbohydrate kinase: protein MGRVVVLGSLNIDLVTHVERHPRPGETVLADGAVERYAGGKGGNQALAAAEAGAEVVFVGAVGDDEPGTAYLNRLRGRGIDVAAVRVVEGTPTGQAWIVVDGEGENSIVVIAGANAHVSGELPELGPGDVLLAQLEVPIPVVAKAARAAHGRGARVVINAAPYAALPHDVAALADPLVVNEHEAMQLADSDVVPSSLLVTFGGAGSSWDGVRHDGTPVEGDAVVDTTGAGDAFCGALAAALADGADRSEAVLRASDAGAEAVRHTGAQSDPAL, encoded by the coding sequence ATGGGTCGCGTCGTCGTCCTCGGGTCGCTCAACATCGACCTCGTCACCCACGTCGAACGCCACCCGCGCCCCGGCGAGACGGTCCTCGCCGACGGTGCCGTCGAGCGCTACGCCGGCGGGAAGGGCGGCAACCAGGCGCTCGCCGCGGCGGAGGCCGGGGCCGAGGTCGTCTTCGTGGGGGCGGTGGGCGACGACGAGCCCGGCACCGCCTACCTCAATCGCTTGCGCGGCAGGGGGATCGACGTCGCGGCAGTCCGCGTCGTCGAGGGCACGCCGACCGGTCAGGCCTGGATCGTCGTGGACGGCGAAGGCGAGAACTCCATCGTCGTGATCGCCGGCGCCAACGCCCACGTCTCCGGCGAGCTCCCGGAGCTCGGTCCGGGGGACGTGCTGCTCGCCCAGCTCGAGGTCCCGATCCCCGTGGTGGCCAAGGCTGCTCGCGCCGCCCACGGACGCGGTGCCCGGGTGGTCATCAACGCCGCCCCGTATGCAGCCCTGCCGCACGACGTTGCCGCCCTCGCCGACCCGCTCGTCGTGAACGAGCACGAGGCCATGCAGCTCGCCGACTCCGACGTGGTCCCGAGCTCGTTGCTCGTGACCTTCGGCGGGGCCGGTTCGAGCTGGGACGGCGTCCGGCACGACGGCACCCCGGTCGAGGGCGACGCCGTCGTCGACACCACGGGCGCCGGCGATGCCTTCTGCGGAGCGCTCGCAGCGGCCCTGGCCGACGGTGCAGACCGGTCGGAGGCCGTGCTCAGGGCGAGTGACGCAGGGGCTGAAGCCGTTCGTCACACCGGCGCCCAGTCCGACCCCGCCCTCTGA
- a CDS encoding nucleoside hydrolase, translating to MAIPVVLDVDTGVDDACALLLAALHPGLELRAVTCVGGNAPVDDVVANTLTVLDAASRPDVVVARGAERPLLEEAVDARHVHGQDGMGDLDWPKSQRRADPRHAVEVLRDVLVDAGERGGEDRVTLVPLAPLTNIALLLRTHPEVARGLREIVFMGGAAHVGNATASAEFNVFHDPEAAAIVLDACADLDIAVTMYGLDVFYDPRISREQAAALVAAGGRGSAELAGRLIAFQCDRFGSDSATIGDAGAVCAVLAPDAVRREKLPVRVELAGTWSRGRTIVDRRDWTGDLSHDPHGQARSTIDVCLEVDSQRCADLWLDTVSGRTS from the coding sequence ATGGCAATCCCCGTCGTCCTCGACGTCGACACCGGTGTCGACGACGCCTGCGCGCTGCTGCTGGCCGCGCTCCACCCCGGCCTCGAGCTGCGGGCGGTCACCTGTGTCGGCGGCAACGCGCCCGTGGACGACGTGGTCGCGAACACCCTCACGGTCCTCGACGCAGCCAGCCGCCCCGACGTGGTCGTGGCCCGCGGCGCCGAACGCCCCCTGCTCGAGGAGGCCGTCGACGCCCGGCACGTCCACGGCCAGGACGGCATGGGCGACCTCGACTGGCCGAAGTCCCAGCGCCGAGCCGACCCGCGGCACGCCGTCGAGGTCCTGCGCGACGTGCTCGTCGACGCCGGTGAGCGCGGTGGTGAGGACCGGGTGACCCTCGTCCCGCTGGCGCCGCTGACCAACATCGCCCTGCTGCTGCGCACCCACCCCGAGGTGGCGCGCGGCCTGCGCGAGATCGTGTTCATGGGTGGCGCCGCGCACGTGGGCAACGCGACGGCCTCGGCAGAGTTCAACGTCTTCCACGACCCGGAGGCTGCGGCGATCGTCCTCGATGCCTGCGCCGACCTCGACATCGCGGTCACCATGTACGGCCTCGACGTCTTCTACGACCCGCGCATCTCGCGCGAGCAGGCGGCAGCACTCGTTGCTGCCGGTGGCCGGGGATCCGCTGAGCTGGCCGGGCGGCTGATCGCGTTCCAGTGCGACCGGTTCGGGTCGGACTCGGCGACGATCGGCGACGCCGGCGCGGTGTGCGCCGTGCTGGCCCCCGACGCGGTGCGGCGCGAGAAGCTCCCGGTGCGCGTGGAGCTCGCCGGCACCTGGTCGCGCGGCCGCACGATCGTCGACCGCCGCGACTGGACCGGCGACCTCTCCCACGACCCGCACGGCCAGGCGAGGTCCACCATCGACGTCTGCCTCGAGGTCGACTCCCAGCGCTGCGCCGACCTCTGGCTCGACACCGTCTCCGGAAGGACCAGCTGA
- a CDS encoding glycoside hydrolase family 3 N-terminal domain-containing protein, translating to MRARPARPLRALGVVSLATLVAAGCDAGSPSTLATTTGPGSATSSATSGAPTTSSTSSTASPSSSSTTTTTTTAASCGERLAAKMTPEQRAGQLLMVGLQPTGSSTRLAAQVKAQHLGGVIYLGGWSGGTASMARISARLQKGGGGSLLIAADQEGGQVQQLKGPGFSQMPSARAQSDKGTKAEEANVREWSQELAKAGVTINLAPVADTVPTSIGAANQPIGRYRRDFVPGSAKGNATYVAAFVRGSLAADVIPTVKHFPGLGRVTGNTDLTTVGTTDSTTDVGDPYLQPFEAGIEAGAPVVMVSSARYPKLDAENRAMFSSKVIDGLLRDDLGYDGVVITDDVGAAKAVQGVPVGDRATRFIAAGGDIVLTADADQAATMLKAIARKRAASATFATQVDTAAARVLDLKADSGLLTCD from the coding sequence GTGAGAGCCCGTCCCGCCCGTCCCCTGCGCGCCCTCGGTGTCGTCTCGCTCGCGACCCTCGTCGCCGCGGGGTGCGACGCCGGCTCGCCCTCGACCCTCGCGACCACGACAGGACCAGGCTCCGCCACCTCGAGCGCCACCTCGGGCGCGCCCACGACGTCGAGCACGTCGTCGACCGCGTCCCCCTCGAGCAGCAGCACGACCACGACGACAACCACGGCCGCGTCGTGCGGCGAACGGCTCGCGGCGAAGATGACCCCGGAGCAGAGGGCAGGGCAGCTGCTCATGGTGGGCCTGCAGCCCACCGGCAGCTCGACCCGCCTCGCCGCCCAGGTGAAGGCGCAGCACCTCGGCGGCGTGATCTACCTCGGCGGGTGGTCGGGTGGCACCGCCTCGATGGCACGCATCTCGGCCAGGCTCCAGAAGGGCGGGGGCGGTTCGCTGCTCATCGCGGCCGACCAGGAGGGCGGCCAGGTCCAGCAGCTCAAGGGCCCGGGCTTCAGCCAGATGCCCTCGGCGAGGGCGCAGTCGGACAAGGGCACCAAGGCCGAGGAGGCCAACGTCCGCGAGTGGTCGCAGGAGCTCGCCAAGGCCGGCGTCACCATCAACCTCGCTCCCGTCGCCGACACCGTCCCGACCTCGATCGGTGCCGCGAACCAGCCGATCGGCCGCTACCGCCGCGACTTCGTCCCCGGCTCGGCCAAGGGCAACGCCACGTATGTCGCGGCCTTCGTCCGCGGGTCGCTCGCCGCCGACGTCATCCCCACGGTCAAGCACTTCCCCGGGCTCGGCCGGGTCACGGGCAACACCGACCTGACCACCGTCGGGACGACCGACTCGACGACGGACGTGGGCGACCCCTACCTCCAGCCGTTCGAGGCAGGGATCGAGGCGGGTGCGCCGGTCGTCATGGTGTCCTCGGCCCGCTACCCCAAGCTCGACGCGGAGAACCGGGCGATGTTCTCCTCCAAGGTGATCGACGGCCTCCTCCGCGACGACCTCGGCTACGACGGCGTGGTCATCACCGACGACGTGGGGGCCGCCAAGGCCGTGCAGGGGGTGCCGGTGGGCGACCGGGCGACCCGGTTCATCGCGGCCGGCGGCGACATCGTGCTGACGGCCGACGCCGATCAGGCGGCCACGATGCTGAAGGCGATCGCCCGCAAACGCGCCGCCAGTGCCACCTTCGCCACGCAGGTCGACACGGCCGCCGCCCGGGTGCTCGACCTCAAGGCCGACTCCGGCCTCCTCACCTGCGACTGA
- the tsaD gene encoding tRNA (adenosine(37)-N6)-threonylcarbamoyltransferase complex transferase subunit TsaD, producing the protein MSADQPLVLGFETSCDETGVGAVRGETLLFDAIASSVDEHARFGGVVPEVASRAHLEAMVPTIERATREAGIRLDDVDAIAVTSGPGLAGALMVGVAAAKSLAVALGKPLYGVNHLASHVAVDIVEHGPLPEPTLAMLVSGGHSSLLLVPDVTHDIQSLGSTIDDAAGEAFDKVARVLGLPFPGGPHIDRVAREGDRVAIDFPRGLTTGRDMERYRFDFSFSGLKTAVSRWVQAKEAAGEPVPVADVAASFQEAVTDVLTRKAILACREHGVQNLQIGGGVAANSRLRAMAQERCDAAGITLRVPRPGLCTDNGAMVAALGAQMVLKGRTPSELDLPADSSMPVTLVQS; encoded by the coding sequence ATGAGTGCAGACCAGCCGCTGGTGCTCGGCTTCGAGACGTCGTGCGACGAGACCGGGGTCGGCGCCGTGCGCGGCGAGACCCTGCTGTTCGACGCGATCGCGAGCAGCGTCGACGAGCACGCGAGGTTCGGCGGGGTCGTGCCCGAGGTGGCCAGTCGGGCCCACCTCGAGGCGATGGTCCCGACGATCGAGCGCGCCACCCGTGAGGCCGGCATCCGGCTCGACGACGTCGACGCCATCGCCGTCACCTCTGGCCCCGGCCTGGCCGGCGCCCTGATGGTCGGCGTGGCCGCCGCGAAGTCGCTCGCCGTCGCCCTCGGCAAGCCCCTGTACGGCGTGAACCACCTGGCCTCGCACGTCGCCGTCGACATCGTCGAGCACGGACCGCTGCCGGAACCGACCCTCGCCATGCTCGTGTCGGGCGGGCACTCCTCGCTGCTGCTCGTCCCCGACGTCACGCACGACATCCAGTCCCTCGGCTCGACCATCGACGACGCTGCGGGCGAGGCGTTCGACAAGGTCGCCCGTGTGCTGGGTCTGCCGTTCCCCGGAGGACCGCACATCGATCGTGTTGCGCGAGAAGGGGATCGGGTCGCCATCGACTTTCCCCGGGGTCTGACGACCGGACGCGACATGGAGCGCTACCGGTTCGACTTCTCCTTCTCGGGGCTCAAGACCGCTGTGTCGCGGTGGGTCCAGGCCAAGGAGGCCGCGGGGGAGCCGGTGCCCGTCGCCGACGTCGCCGCGTCGTTCCAGGAGGCCGTCACCGACGTCCTCACGCGCAAGGCGATCCTGGCCTGTCGCGAGCACGGGGTGCAGAACCTCCAGATCGGTGGAGGCGTCGCCGCGAACTCTCGGCTGCGTGCCATGGCCCAGGAGCGGTGCGACGCGGCAGGGATCACGCTGCGGGTGCCGCGGCCGGGGCTGTGCACCGACAACGGTGCGATGGTGGCCGCCCTCGGTGCGCAGATGGTCCTCAAGGGCCGGACGCCGTCCGAGCTCGACCTGCCTGCGGACTCGTCGATGCCGGTGACGCTGGTCCAGTCCTGA
- the rimI gene encoding ribosomal protein S18-alanine N-acetyltransferase: MRDLHWTDLPELAALEAELFPDDAWAPETWWAELAGRPRRSYVVQEQDGRVVGYAGVDLGGEVADVMTMAVAPSAQAQGLGRRLLDELVARAQADHAAYLILEVREDNAPARKLYDTRGFELLTVRRRYYQPGDVDAHVMRLTLAGGAS; this comes from the coding sequence GTGAGGGACCTGCACTGGACCGACCTGCCCGAGCTGGCAGCCCTCGAGGCAGAGCTGTTCCCGGATGACGCCTGGGCGCCTGAGACGTGGTGGGCCGAGCTCGCCGGTCGTCCGCGCCGGTCGTACGTCGTGCAGGAGCAGGACGGTCGCGTCGTCGGCTACGCCGGGGTCGACCTCGGTGGCGAGGTGGCCGACGTGATGACGATGGCAGTGGCCCCGTCCGCGCAAGCTCAGGGACTCGGGAGACGGCTGCTCGACGAGCTGGTCGCTCGGGCGCAGGCCGACCACGCGGCATACCTCATCCTCGAGGTGCGCGAGGACAACGCCCCCGCCCGGAAGCTGTATGACACAAGGGGATTCGAGCTGTTGACCGTTCGGCGACGCTACTACCAGCCCGGTGACGTGGACGCCCATGTCATGCGCCTGACCCTGGCCGGAGGGGCCTCATGA
- the tsaB gene encoding tRNA (adenosine(37)-N6)-threonylcarbamoyltransferase complex dimerization subunit type 1 TsaB, which produces MLILAIDTSTSAITVALRGEGVAAAASVLDARGHAEHVAPLIQRCLATAGLGPSDVTDVVVGNGPGPFTGLRVGIVSGLVFGHARGVPVHGICSLDALAVEAAPLVGRGDLLVATDARRKEVYWARYSVELTDPDVPESLVTRRLTEPAVDRPADLPEELRGLPTAGRGPDLFPDLFPHSLGVLDVQAATLALLAERGILASDEMPVEPLYLRRPDALTTAERGKK; this is translated from the coding sequence ATGCTGATCCTGGCCATCGACACCTCGACCTCCGCCATCACCGTCGCCCTGCGCGGCGAGGGCGTCGCCGCTGCCGCGAGCGTCCTGGACGCCCGCGGCCACGCAGAGCATGTCGCGCCGCTCATCCAGCGCTGCCTCGCCACCGCGGGTCTCGGGCCGTCCGACGTCACCGACGTCGTCGTCGGCAACGGTCCCGGCCCCTTCACCGGACTGCGCGTCGGCATCGTCAGCGGGCTGGTCTTCGGCCACGCTCGCGGGGTCCCGGTCCACGGGATATGCAGCCTCGACGCCCTCGCCGTGGAGGCTGCACCGCTCGTGGGACGTGGGGACCTGCTCGTGGCCACCGACGCCCGACGCAAGGAGGTCTACTGGGCGCGGTACTCCGTCGAGCTCACCGATCCCGACGTCCCCGAGTCCCTCGTCACGCGTCGCCTCACCGAGCCGGCTGTCGACCGCCCGGCCGACCTGCCCGAGGAGCTGCGCGGACTGCCCACGGCCGGACGCGGACCCGACCTCTTCCCCGACCTGTTCCCGCACTCCCTCGGGGTCCTCGACGTCCAGGCGGCGACCCTCGCGCTGCTGGCCGAGCGCGGGATCCTCGCCTCCGACGAGATGCCGGTCGAGCCGCTCTACCTGCGCCGCCCGGATGCCCTGACGACGGCCGAGCGGGGGAAGAAGTGA
- the tsaE gene encoding tRNA (adenosine(37)-N6)-threonylcarbamoyltransferase complex ATPase subunit type 1 TsaE, protein MPEVTSPPLATAETTRAWGVRLASFLRAGDLVVLTGGLGAGKTTLTQGIGEGLGVRGPLTSPTFVIARVHPSLVDGPALVHVDAYRLGGFAELDDLDLDASLEESVTIVEWGHGLAEDLSDDRLEVVLEGEDVRIASVTPHGQRWASVDLAALTAPVTDEVETL, encoded by the coding sequence GTGCCTGAGGTGACCAGCCCGCCGCTCGCGACGGCCGAGACCACCCGGGCGTGGGGCGTGCGACTCGCGTCGTTCCTGCGCGCCGGTGACCTGGTCGTGCTGACAGGTGGGCTCGGTGCGGGCAAGACCACCCTCACGCAGGGCATCGGTGAGGGGCTCGGCGTACGCGGCCCGCTCACCTCCCCGACGTTCGTCATCGCCCGGGTCCACCCCTCGCTCGTCGACGGCCCGGCCCTCGTCCACGTGGACGCCTACCGCCTTGGTGGGTTCGCCGAGCTCGACGACCTCGACCTCGACGCCTCGCTCGAGGAGTCGGTGACCATCGTCGAGTGGGGCCACGGCCTCGCCGAGGACCTGTCCGACGACCGCCTCGAGGTCGTCCTCGAGGGTGAGGACGTGCGGATCGCGTCGGTGACGCCGCACGGGCAGCGCTGGGCCTCAGTGGACCTGGCCGCCCTCACCGCCCCCGTGACCGACGAGGTGGAGACCCTCTGA
- a CDS encoding alpha/beta hydrolase → MTPPNRGLIGLGVGLAAAGVATAAGVAAGRVNRERTARLSVLAPDGAYAHVPDHELAVIADDGVPLHVEVDEPAADAADAAKPTIVMSHGYTLSLRSWVLQRKALQRAGYRVVLWDQRSHGRSEVADSDSCTIEQLGRDLHRVIEEAAPEGPLVLIGHSMGGMTVMSMADQFPEVVRQRVIAAAFVATSAGGQNMMTLGFGQFVGRLLGRLGPRFLARIGTQQKLVNTARRVGRDVEDLIVDHYSFASPVAQHTIRYTGDMIMGTPLSVMADFLPSINVHDKQSALEQFHGIETLVVNGMQDLLTPPDHSEAIVRLVPGAEHVVVEDAGHIIMLEHPEVINEQFLELVERGMRASAEHIDIGRKPRVRRTVTDLQKRRRVAKARRGSSRGGRSA, encoded by the coding sequence GTGACGCCCCCGAACCGCGGACTCATCGGACTCGGGGTCGGCCTCGCCGCCGCCGGTGTCGCCACAGCAGCCGGCGTGGCCGCTGGTCGCGTCAACCGTGAGCGCACGGCCCGGCTGTCCGTCCTCGCTCCCGACGGGGCGTACGCGCACGTGCCGGACCACGAGCTCGCGGTCATCGCCGACGACGGGGTGCCGCTGCACGTCGAGGTCGACGAGCCCGCCGCGGACGCAGCCGACGCCGCCAAGCCGACGATCGTCATGAGCCACGGCTACACACTGAGCCTGCGCAGCTGGGTCCTGCAGCGCAAAGCGTTGCAGCGAGCCGGATATCGCGTCGTCCTGTGGGACCAGCGCAGCCACGGCCGCTCCGAGGTGGCCGACAGCGACTCGTGCACGATCGAGCAGCTCGGACGTGACCTGCACCGCGTCATCGAGGAGGCGGCGCCCGAGGGCCCGTTGGTCCTCATCGGCCACTCGATGGGTGGCATGACGGTGATGTCGATGGCCGACCAGTTCCCCGAGGTGGTGCGCCAGCGCGTCATCGCGGCCGCCTTCGTGGCCACGAGCGCCGGTGGCCAGAACATGATGACGCTGGGCTTCGGCCAGTTCGTCGGTCGTCTCTTGGGGCGTCTGGGGCCGCGCTTCCTCGCCCGGATCGGCACGCAGCAGAAGCTCGTCAACACCGCCCGCCGTGTCGGACGCGACGTCGAGGACCTCATCGTCGACCACTACAGCTTCGCCTCCCCGGTGGCGCAGCACACGATTCGCTACACCGGCGACATGATCATGGGGACGCCCCTGTCGGTCATGGCCGACTTCCTGCCCTCGATCAACGTCCACGACAAGCAGTCCGCGCTCGAGCAGTTCCACGGCATCGAGACGCTCGTGGTCAACGGGATGCAGGACCTGCTGACCCCGCCGGACCACTCCGAGGCGATCGTCCGGCTCGTCCCCGGCGCTGAGCACGTCGTCGTCGAGGACGCCGGGCACATCATCATGCTCGAGCACCCCGAGGTGATCAACGAGCAGTTCCTCGAGCTCGTCGAGCGCGGGATGCGCGCGTCCGCCGAGCACATCGACATCGGTCGCAAGCCACGCGTGCGCCGCACCGTGACAGACCTGCAGAAGCGTCGCCGGGTCGCCAAGGCCCGCCGCGGCAGCAGCCGAGGGGGCAGGAGTGCCTGA